Genomic DNA from Rhodoferax mekongensis:
CACTGCCCAGGTGCAGCTGATTCGACAGCATCTCCAAGAGATTCGGATGCAGTTCTTGAATGGTGACTTTTCTGGACCGGGTCATATTCTTGGTGAGGACATGCCTGGTCTGTCGGAATTGAGAGACGCAAAGCTGGGGCAACTGGACATCTCATACAAAAAAATCGAGGGTGGGGCTCAACTGACCTATAAAACTGCCAACTCTGTATTGGTATCGGCATTACATAAGTGGTTTGATGCACTGCTATCCGACCATGGCAAAGACGCGAAAGCAGGACACGCAGGTCACATTGGCAGTAAGAAACACTGAGCAACCAACACCCATCGAAAAGAGGCACCAGATGCAAGACCAAAAAGAACACTGGGAACAGGTTTACCGCACCAAGCAGGCAACTGCAGTTAGCTGGTTTCAAGAGCACGCGACGCGCTCGCTGGAACTCATTCGTTCGATTGGAGCGCCTTTAAGCGCTGACATGATCGATGTTGGAGGCGGAGCCTCGACATTGGTCGATGACTTACTCGGGAACGGTTATAGAAATCTCACTGTCTTGGACTTGTCAGGTAGTGCGCTGGAAGTGGCACGCCTGCGCTTGGGGGCCTCGGGGGAGAGCGTGAGTTGGATAACTGGCAATATTTGTCATGTGGATCTGCCAATCCAAAAGTTTGATGTCTGGCATGACCGCGCTGTGTTCCATTTTCTGACGACACCCTCAGATCGCGCAGCCTATGTGGGACAAGTTCTGAAGTCAGTGAAACCGGGGGCACACTTGATCGTCGCTACGTTTGCACCGGACGGACCAGAACAATGCAGCGGATTGCCTGTAGCCAGATATTCACCCGAAGCCCTTCATCAGGAATTCGGTGCTTCATTTGATTTGCTCGAGCATACGAGTGAGGTGCATACAACTCCGTGGGGTTCAGAGCAAAAATTTGTCTACTGTCATTTCTTGCGGCGATAGCCAATTGCTTAAAGGCTGCTCCTCTCCTGTTGAATCCACCGCACAAAGAGGCTGTTAACCCAGAGCGGAAGTGCCGGGACTCGAAATAAACGCTCCAGAGCAGACGCTCAATTGAATGCATCTCCCACCTCTGCATATCAATGGATTACCGCAGCTACTGAGGCATAAAACGGCAGGTGACGGGTAGCTCCCTCGCGTGGGTAGCTCATGCCTCCGCACCTAAATTTGAATTCATCGCTGATCGGGCGTGAAAAAGGCCAGTCCATGTGGACTGGCCTTATCTCTTTAAGCGGTATTCCGCCTTCAGCGTATGGACCCTACAGGCAGCAAGCCAACATTTGCAGGCAGCATTCCATCAATTCGCCGCAGCAATCGCTCGAAGCAAAAGCCAGAGCAGACGCAGACATCAAGCAAGCGCCAAATGCGACTTTAAGAAAATTGTTTTTCATAGTGGTTATCCGAAAATTGAAAAAAATGGGCTAGAAAAGACCACTATGAGTTAGTCCGGCGGAGTCCAAATGGGCCAGGCCGCGCCCTCGTAGACACGGTCTTGGTCCGGGGTCGTAAGAAATGGTCGATAAGCTGACGCCAAAACTTCGATTGGAGGCAACGCAGCCGCTGTGGCCGAGCAGTCTTGGCACAATATCATATTGGCGCAAGCGAGCATGTCGTGACACACATCTTCACAGCAATCACTCTGCATAGATCGCGCTGTACTGTGGGCGCTGCTACTCAATGCACCGAAGGCCAAGGCCAAAGCAATGAGGGTGATCACGAGTGTTCTTCGCATTCGGATAATGTATCGTTACTGGGAAATGTGAGGCGGAGCGAAGCCTATTCCCGCCTTACCAAAAGCCCTATTTTCCGATCAGCCTGCCAAACCCAAATAGCTGGTCTGGTGCAGACGTGGCTGAATCTGCCGTTTGTCTATTAGCCAACCTTTGACGCTCCCTTGGAATTAGGGGTCGACCCAAAGCGGTCCTCCGTCGCTGAAATTTCTGCGACTTAAAGCAGACACACGTGACGTGCGCTCGTTGGGTTGTCGGAATACCCATTTGCCAAATTTGCCCGGAGCTTTTTGGTGGGGATAAACACCAAGCCTCTATTTTTTGCTCGCCACCACAAATGATCGGGTTATTGGACTGACTCCAGAATTGCCGCCATGAAAAATCTACTGCTGTTCTCACTGCTTGGGTTGTCGGCCTTTTCGATGGCCAGGGCGGCGAACGATGACATGCAGCCCATAAGAGGTTTTTCGATGGACCGTAGTGAAGTGAGCATCGCGCAGTTTGGGCGCTACGTTCAGGCAACCGGCGTCGTGACCACTGCCGAAAGAGCCGGGGGCGGTAGCACTTATGAGGGGGGTTGGGTGCAACGCAAAGGGTGGACTTGGCGCAGTCCTTACGGTGTTCCTGCAAACGACAGAGAACCCGCGGTACACATCACGTTCCACGAAGCCAAAGCGTATTGCCAATGGGCAGGAAAACGGCTTCCCCATGATTCCGAATGGATGGAGGCCGCCTACACGGAACGACGGGCCGCACCACCTGCTGGTTTTGTGAAAGATGTGCGCTACCCGTACCCAACCGGAATCAGTCCTGAAGGCGCCAACTGCCTGGGAGATTGCGGGACCACCAATACGCTTGCAGCCTATTCCGGTGGCTTGGTCACTTCCCGAGGTAGCGGTCATGTCTTGGTGGGCAGTACGCGAGCTGGCGTCAATGGCTTATGGGACATGGGCGGCAATGTCTGGGAGTGGACCGATGACGGTAAGTCCCCTGCAGCAGATACCGATCGCCCGACGCGCGGCGGTTCATGGTGGTACGGGGCGACCCAGATGCATAGCGATCATTTACAAACCAAACCGGCCTCAACTGCGGTTGTCTACATCGGCTTCAGGTGTGCAAAAAACTTGCCCTAATGAAATCGGTATCCGCGTCATGACCAATGGGTAGTGGGCAACGTGCGCGACCGCATGAGGCACCGCATAAACCTCACCCGCATTGT
This window encodes:
- a CDS encoding aspartate carbamoyltransferase, which encodes MPKLPALPIFMLFVAGLSQSQTIDHTKMDHAADMKMMADAQRQVDVSKRGKDVMPFSLSATTHIFSKTAAGGTQQVVAKKASDTAQVQLIRQHLQEIRMQFLNGDFSGPGHILGEDMPGLSELRDAKLGQLDISYKKIEGGAQLTYKTANSVLVSALHKWFDALLSDHGKDAKAGHAGHIGSKKH
- a CDS encoding class I SAM-dependent methyltransferase; translation: MQDQKEHWEQVYRTKQATAVSWFQEHATRSLELIRSIGAPLSADMIDVGGGASTLVDDLLGNGYRNLTVLDLSGSALEVARLRLGASGESVSWITGNICHVDLPIQKFDVWHDRAVFHFLTTPSDRAAYVGQVLKSVKPGAHLIVATFAPDGPEQCSGLPVARYSPEALHQEFGASFDLLEHTSEVHTTPWGSEQKFVYCHFLRR
- a CDS encoding formylglycine-generating enzyme family protein, with product MKNLLLFSLLGLSAFSMARAANDDMQPIRGFSMDRSEVSIAQFGRYVQATGVVTTAERAGGGSTYEGGWVQRKGWTWRSPYGVPANDREPAVHITFHEAKAYCQWAGKRLPHDSEWMEAAYTERRAAPPAGFVKDVRYPYPTGISPEGANCLGDCGTTNTLAAYSGGLVTSRGSGHVLVGSTRAGVNGLWDMGGNVWEWTDDGKSPAADTDRPTRGGSWWYGATQMHSDHLQTKPASTAVVYIGFRCAKNLP